TAAACTTTTAAATAAATAAATTTTATCATAGAAAGTACTAATTTACAGAAATAAGTTCACACCCTCTTTTTTAACAAAAAAAGACTCAAATTTATTTTTAATCTGAGTCTTAATTTTGGTTGTAACTATTCTAAATTAGATAATTATTTCTCCTTGTTAAATAACTTATTTAAATTAGGAGAAGCTCTAAATTTAATGGTTTTTTCTGGAGGTAATTTAATAATTCCATTATCTCTAGGATTTCCAATATTTTTTTCTTTCTTTTCAATTAATTCAAAAGTTCCTTTTCCAAAAAAAGAAACTTTTCCTTGTGCCATTAAAACATTTTTTAATGTAATAAAGAGAATATTAATATCTTCTTGAGCCTCTTTAAATTCAAGTAACCCACCACTTTTTTCCATGTATCTTAAGATAAAATCTTTCTTATTCATTATTTTTCACCCCATTTAAACATTTCTTTAAAGAATCTCCAACTTTAAATTTTACAATACATGTACCATTTGTATAACCTATTTGTTGTGAATAAGGTGATGAGTATCTTCGTGGTTTATTTCTTTTTACAAGAAATTTTCCAACATATCTAAAGTTTACTTGATCATCCTCTTGTAAAGTTTCAGCTAAAGTTTCCCAAAATAAATTGATTTTTTTCTTGGCTTCATAAATACTTCTTGACTTTCTATTTATTTTATATAAAAGTATGAAGTCAGTTTCTTTCAATTTTTCTCCCCCCTATTTCAAATTTTTAGATTGAAGCTTCATTTGGTATATTTATTACTTTATAAGTAAGAGAAAGTCAATAGTTGAAAGAAAAATACCTTTAAACTTAAATTTCTTTGGGAAGTTCAGGAATATTTACTCTATTTACAAGAAGTTGATCAACTTTAAAATTGTCAACATCTACAACTTCAAAAGTATAATTTTCAAACTCAACTTTAGCAGCTTTTTTAGGGATACTTTTTAACATGTACATCATAAATCCAGCAATAGTTTCATAAGTATCCTCTTCAGGAAATTTTTCTATTTCTAAAACTTTTTTAACATCTTCAATAGGAGTGACACCATCAATTAACCATGATCCTTCTCCTCTACAAATAATTTGTTGCTCATCTTGATCTTGATATACGATATCTCCCATTAAAGTATTTACAACGTCATTAAGAGTAACCAATCCTACTACATGTCCATATTCATTTAAAATAATAGCAAAATCATCTCTAGCTTCATTAAATCTATCTAAAGCTTCTGAAAGAGTAAGTGTATTAGGAATAATCAACAGAGAGGTATTTGTGATCTCTTGAATATCGTGTAAACCACTAATTTCACCTTTTAAAATTCTAGGCAAAATATCTTTAGAATCAACATATCCAATTAAAGAATCAATTTCGTTTTGACAAACTAAGAATTTAGAATGAGGATAGTTTGCTATCTTATCTTTTATACTTTCCTCTCCCTCTTCAACAGTAAGATATATAATTTCATCTCTTGTAGTCATAATTGAAGAAACCCATCTAGTATCTAATTCAAAAATATTTTCAATTAAAGAGTGTTCCTTTTTTTGAACGACTCCTGCTTCAGCTCCAGCATCAACAACAGCAAAAATATCATCATATGTTATAATATCATTTCTAGTTTGAGGCACTTTAAAAATTTTAAATATAAATGAGGCAATTCCATTGAAAATAAGAATTAGTGGTTTGAAGATACAGATTAAAAATAGCATAGGTTTTATAATGTTTACAGCAATTTTTTCAGGTGAAACCATTGATAATCTTTTTGGAATAAGATCAGCAAACTCAATGAATAATCCAGTAATAATAAAGAAAGAAACAAAACTTCCAATCATTTCTGCTTTTGCTGAAAGGAAAGGCAACCAAGTAATAACAAAATTTTTAACCCAAGGAGTTGCTATATTATCTCCAAGTATACCACCCATTATTGCAATAGCATTTATTCCAATTTGAACTACTGTGAAAAAGTTTCCAGACATCTGTTGAATCTCTAAAACTTTAGCAGCATTTTCATTTCCCTCTTCAATCATCACTTGAAGTTTCATTTTTCTAGCAGAAGCTAAAGAAATTTCACTCATAGATAAGAAAACACTCATTAATACAAGAATAAAAATAAAGACAATCCTAAAAAAAATATTCATAATATCGCTCCTAATCATAGTATTTATATATTATATTTTTTGCACACTTAAAATTAATACAATAAAATTATATCATATTTTTATAATTAGTGTCATGTGAAATTTTTCAGAAAGAAGCTTTATTAAAATTATGAATTAATAATTCAAAAAAATAAATTGACTATTAATTTTTATATAATAAATAAAAATTAAAAATAGATAGTATTAAAAAAATATATCTAAATAATTTATAAAATGTTAGATAGATAAACATTTTTATAAGAAATATGATTGAATAAATCAAGAATTTGAAGTATAATGAGTATATAAAATAGTAGTACTAAAAAGAACTACTCATTAAAAGGAGCAAGATATGCAAGATGTAATAGATAAACTAATGGGGTTTGGTTTTACTAAAACAGAAGCGACAGTTTATGTGACTCTTTTAAAACTTGGAAAGATGAATGGATATAAATTAGCTAAAGAACTTAATATTTCTCGTTCTAATGTTTATCAAACACTGGAGTCGTTATATAAAAAGGGATATGTATTTATGACTCCTGGAGATAGTAAAGAGTATGAAGCAAAAGATCCTGAGATATTATTTAGAGAGTTAGAAGTAGGATTTTATGAAAATTTAGAGATAGCTAAAAAACAATTAAAAAATGTAAAAAAAGCTCCTAAAGAAAATTATTATTTGAGAATAGAGGGTTATGATAATATTTTAAAAACTCTGCAAGGGATAATAAAAAATGCAGAGAAAGAAATTTATATGAATATAGATTTCCCATTGGAAATAATAGAAAGTCAGTTGAGAGAAGCTGCAAGTAAAGGAGTAAGAATAATTATCTTTTCTTTTAATAAATTGAAAGAGATAAATGTTAAAGGGATAGAATACTATCACAAAACAGACGCTTGTGAAGATTATAAACATTCAAAAAGAATAATGATTGTAGTAGATTTGAAAAAAAGTTTTGTTGTTACTAACTCTAGAGAAAAGATAACAGGAACTTTAACTGATAATCCAGAATATATTCAAATAATTTCTGAGCATATACATAGTGATATATATATGGCAAGGTTAGCAGAATTATATGAAAAATCATTTGAGGAAAATATATCAATAAATAGTTTACATGAAAAGAAAAATTTTATATATTAAGAGCAGGTGAAAAGATGTTTGAAAGAAGTAGTGGTATTTTAATGCATATAAGTTCCCTACCAAGTGAATATGGAATTGGGGATTTTGGAAAAAAGGCTTATGAATTTGTTGATTTTTTAAAGAAAAGTGAACAAAAATTATGGCAAGTTCTTCCAATGGGACCTACTGGATATGGAGATTCTCCATACCAATCTTTTTCAACATATGCAGGAAACCCATATTTTATAGATATAGAAGATCTTTATCAATTAGGATATTTAGATGAAGATGATTTAAATTATATGAAAGAGATAAATTATAGCGATAATCTTGACTATGAGCAATTATATGAAAGAAAAACAATAGTTCTAAAAAAAGCTTTTGAAGAATTTAAAAAAGAAACTAGAGAAAATATAGTTGATGATTTTAAAAAATTTAAAGCTGAGAATAGTTGGTGGCTAGATAATTATTCGCTATATATGTCTTTAAAATTTAAATTTGATGGTAAATCTTGGCAAGATTGGTCAAAGGATTATAAATATAGAAATGTAAAGAAAATGTTAATAGATGAAGAAATAAAGAAAAATATGGATTATTTTTCATTTGTGCAGTATACTTTCTATAAGCAATGGTTTAAGTTAAAAGAGTATGCTAATTCAAATGGTATAAAAATAATTGGAGATATTCCAATTTTTGTTGCCACAGATAGTGCAGATACTTGGTCAAATTCAGAAATATTTCAATTTGATAAGTATAAAAGACCTAAAAGAGTTGCTGGATGTCCACCAGATTATTTCAGTAAAGATGGACAATTATGGGGAAATGTTCTCTATGATTGGAAAAAATTAAAAGAAAGTGGTTATAAGTGGTGGGTAAAAAGAATAGAGTATAGTTTTAAAATATATGATGTAGTAAGAATAGATCACTTTAGAGGTTTTGAAGCTTATTGGAGTATTTCAGCTAAGGATAAAACAGCTGTAAAAGGACATTGGGAAAAAGGTCCAGGTATTGAATTCTTTAGAGTACTAGAAAGAAGAATAGGTAAAAAACCGATAATAGCTGAGGATTTAGGACTTCTTACAGATGGGGTAAGAAAACTTTTAAAAAGAAGTGAATTCCCAGGAATGAAAATTTTAGAATTTGCTTTTGATTCTGATGACAGTGATTATTTACCACATAAATATGAAAAAAATTCAGTAGCTTATACAGGGACTCATGATAATAACACAGTTGAAGGATGGTATAAAGGAATATCACCAGAAACAAAATTCTATTGCGATGAGTATTTAAAAAAATATTTAGTAGAGAAAAATTGCAATTATTGGGATCCTATAAATTGGAGATTTATAAATGCAATATGGGCTTCAGAGGCTAACATAGCAATTGTACAGATGCAAGATCTACTAGGAATAGGAGAAGAGGGAAGAATGAATGCGCCTTCAACTCTTGGTAAAAACTGGAAATGGAGAATGCAATCTCATGAACTAACAGAGGAGATTGCAGAAAATTTAAAGAACGTTACTAGAAAGTTTTACAGATAGAAACACTAATATTAAAGGGAGAGAAAATGAGAGTAGGAAAAGAAGAATTAAGAAAACAAATTGAAAAGTATGTTAAAGTAAGCTTTGGAAAAGAGATTTCTGAAGCTACTGAATTTGAAGTGTACAGAGCTTTAGGGCAAGCTATAATGGAAGATATAGCTGAAGATTGGTATGAGACTAATAAACTTTATTCTCAAAAGAAACAAGCTTATTATTTCTCAGCAGAGTTTTTAATGGGAAGAGCTTTAGGAAATAACCTTATTAACCTTGGAGTTTTAGATGAAGTTAAAGAAGTTTTAACAGAATTAGGAATAGATTATAATAAAGTAGAAGATGCAGAAGAAGATTCAGCTTTAGGTAATGGTGGACTTGGAAGACTAGCAGCATGTTTCCTTGATTCACTAGCTACTTTAAATTTACCAGGACATGGATATGGAATAAGATATAGAAATGGTATTTTTAACCAATCATTTAAAGACGGATATCAAGTTGAAAAACCAGAAACTTGGTTAAAATATGGAGATGTATGGTCAGTTATGAGACCTGCTGATGAAGTAATTGTAAGTTTTGGTGATGGAAGTGTAAGAGCTGTTCCTTATGATATGCCTATTATTGGATATGGAACAAGAAACATAAATACTTTAAGACTTTGGGAAGCTAAATCTTTAGTAGATCTTGATTTAGGAAAATTCAACCAACAAGATTATCTACATGCAACTCAAGATAAAACAAGAGCAGAAGATATTTCAAGAGTACTTTACCCAAATGATTCAACAGATGAAGGTAAAAAATTAAGATTAAAACAACAATATTTCTTTGTATCAGCATCATTACAAGATATTTTAAGAAAATATAAAAGACTTCATGGAAGTAACTTTGATGAGTTCCCAGAATATGTAGCTATTCAATTAAATGATACTCACCCAGTTATAGCTATACCTGAATTAATGAGATTATTCGTAGATTTAGAAGGGCTTTCATGGGAAAAAGCATGGAGTATAGTTGAAAAAACTTTCTCATATACAAACCATACTATTCTAGCTGAAGCACTTGAAAAATGGTGGGTAGGATTATATGAACAAGTTGTACCAAGAGTATATCAAATAACTCAAGGAATTAACAATCAATTAAGAGGATTCTTAGCTGAAAGATTCCCAAATGATCCTGCAAGACAAGATAGAATGTCAATAATTCAAGGAAATATGATTCATATGGCATGGCTTGCTATCTACGGAACACATGCTACAAATGGAGTTGCAGCACTACATACTGAAATTCTTAAACATAAAGAATTAAAAGATTGGTATGAATTATATCCAGAAAGATTCTTAAATAAAACAAATGGAATAACTCAAAGAAGATGGCTACTTCAATCTAACCCAGAGTTATCAGCACTTATCACAGAACTAATTGGAAATGAATGGATTACTGATTTAAGTCAATTAAAGAAATTAGAAGCATATGTAGATGATGAAGAAGTATTGAAAAAATTATTATCTATTAAACATGCTAAAAAAATAGAACTTGTAAAATATTTAAGAGAAGTTCAAGGAATAGAAGTAAATCCAAACTCTATATTTGATATTCAAATTAAGAGATTACATGAGTACAAA
This sequence is a window from Fusobacterium varium. Protein-coding genes within it:
- a CDS encoding HU family DNA-binding protein, with the protein product MNKKDFILRYMEKSGGLLEFKEAQEDINILFITLKNVLMAQGKVSFFGKGTFELIEKKEKNIGNPRDNGIIKLPPEKTIKFRASPNLNKLFNKEK
- a CDS encoding HU family DNA-binding protein, whose product is MKETDFILLYKINRKSRSIYEAKKKINLFWETLAETLQEDDQVNFRYVGKFLVKRNKPRRYSSPYSQQIGYTNGTCIVKFKVGDSLKKCLNGVKNNE
- a CDS encoding HlyC/CorC family transporter; protein product: MNIFFRIVFIFILVLMSVFLSMSEISLASARKMKLQVMIEEGNENAAKVLEIQQMSGNFFTVVQIGINAIAIMGGILGDNIATPWVKNFVITWLPFLSAKAEMIGSFVSFFIITGLFIEFADLIPKRLSMVSPEKIAVNIIKPMLFLICIFKPLILIFNGIASFIFKIFKVPQTRNDIITYDDIFAVVDAGAEAGVVQKKEHSLIENIFELDTRWVSSIMTTRDEIIYLTVEEGEESIKDKIANYPHSKFLVCQNEIDSLIGYVDSKDILPRILKGEISGLHDIQEITNTSLLIIPNTLTLSEALDRFNEARDDFAIILNEYGHVVGLVTLNDVVNTLMGDIVYQDQDEQQIICRGEGSWLIDGVTPIEDVKKVLEIEKFPEEDTYETIAGFMMYMLKSIPKKAAKVEFENYTFEVVDVDNFKVDQLLVNRVNIPELPKEI
- a CDS encoding TrmB family transcriptional regulator, which gives rise to MQDVIDKLMGFGFTKTEATVYVTLLKLGKMNGYKLAKELNISRSNVYQTLESLYKKGYVFMTPGDSKEYEAKDPEILFRELEVGFYENLEIAKKQLKNVKKAPKENYYLRIEGYDNILKTLQGIIKNAEKEIYMNIDFPLEIIESQLREAASKGVRIIIFSFNKLKEINVKGIEYYHKTDACEDYKHSKRIMIVVDLKKSFVVTNSREKITGTLTDNPEYIQIISEHIHSDIYMARLAELYEKSFEENISINSLHEKKNFIY
- the malQ gene encoding 4-alpha-glucanotransferase, coding for MFERSSGILMHISSLPSEYGIGDFGKKAYEFVDFLKKSEQKLWQVLPMGPTGYGDSPYQSFSTYAGNPYFIDIEDLYQLGYLDEDDLNYMKEINYSDNLDYEQLYERKTIVLKKAFEEFKKETRENIVDDFKKFKAENSWWLDNYSLYMSLKFKFDGKSWQDWSKDYKYRNVKKMLIDEEIKKNMDYFSFVQYTFYKQWFKLKEYANSNGIKIIGDIPIFVATDSADTWSNSEIFQFDKYKRPKRVAGCPPDYFSKDGQLWGNVLYDWKKLKESGYKWWVKRIEYSFKIYDVVRIDHFRGFEAYWSISAKDKTAVKGHWEKGPGIEFFRVLERRIGKKPIIAEDLGLLTDGVRKLLKRSEFPGMKILEFAFDSDDSDYLPHKYEKNSVAYTGTHDNNTVEGWYKGISPETKFYCDEYLKKYLVEKNCNYWDPINWRFINAIWASEANIAIVQMQDLLGIGEEGRMNAPSTLGKNWKWRMQSHELTEEIAENLKNVTRKFYR
- a CDS encoding glycogen/starch/alpha-glucan phosphorylase, with translation MRVGKEELRKQIEKYVKVSFGKEISEATEFEVYRALGQAIMEDIAEDWYETNKLYSQKKQAYYFSAEFLMGRALGNNLINLGVLDEVKEVLTELGIDYNKVEDAEEDSALGNGGLGRLAACFLDSLATLNLPGHGYGIRYRNGIFNQSFKDGYQVEKPETWLKYGDVWSVMRPADEVIVSFGDGSVRAVPYDMPIIGYGTRNINTLRLWEAKSLVDLDLGKFNQQDYLHATQDKTRAEDISRVLYPNDSTDEGKKLRLKQQYFFVSASLQDILRKYKRLHGSNFDEFPEYVAIQLNDTHPVIAIPELMRLFVDLEGLSWEKAWSIVEKTFSYTNHTILAEALEKWWVGLYEQVVPRVYQITQGINNQLRGFLAERFPNDPARQDRMSIIQGNMIHMAWLAIYGTHATNGVAALHTEILKHKELKDWYELYPERFLNKTNGITQRRWLLQSNPELSALITELIGNEWITDLSQLKKLEAYVDDEEVLKKLLSIKHAKKIELVKYLREVQGIEVNPNSIFDIQIKRLHEYKRQLLNIFHVIGLYNKLKLNPSMSFQPVTYIYGAKAAPGYLVAKGIIRLINEVAQVINKDPETNGKLRIVFVENYRVSVAQKLFPAADISEQISTAGKEASGTGNMKFMLNGALTIGTLDGANVEIVEEAGEENNFIFGLKVNEIEEMRAKGYDPHVPYNSVEGLKKIVDSLIDGTFNDLGTGIYGTIHRSLMENAPWHQADQYFVLEDFEAYRNAQKRINVEYRDRLGWAKKQLMNIANAGKFSSDRTIKEYADEIWFIEPAKLED